In the Necator americanus strain Aroian chromosome X, whole genome shotgun sequence genome, TTGTCTTCTCGCTCTTGTGACTTGTACATATACATGAActgattttctaaaaattatgaTACGTGGATGCACTAAAAATCAAGACATCGCATACCTCCTAACGTTCAGAAGAGAGACATCTTTCTCACACTTCACATGCAGAGTCAAGAGTTCGCCTCGAAACTGGAACTGAACGTCTTGTTAAACATGTACTCATGCCTATTAAACCAAGAAACATATTTCATCACCTTTTGTTGATCTGCGTTCATAACAGAAAGACGCTTCTTAGTGCAAATCCTTCTCATGTGTTCTATCATTTTATGCCGTCGAGCTATTTTGAATTCAAGATTTTGTATTTGATGAGCCTAGATGATGAACTTACGAAATATGAAAATCTGAATGAAATACAAATCTTGCGTTTACTTCTTGCTGGAAGTCGTTAACtagattcagaaaaaaaaaacctactatGATGAAATATTAGACTCGCGAAAAGGGGATAATTAGCGGTAACCTTTTTGTAACGCCACTCACTTCGGCGTACCTAAAGTGGCCTCTACATCAGCTAGGGCCCCGTAAAGGTCTAGGCGCATTTCGGCACTATCCAGTTTAGACACTATCCCCAAACCGGGACTGCATGCGACATTCGCATTGGTAAGGAAAGCAGAAAACAGAATGGAAAGCAGCAGACTTAGGTCCATAAGGAATCATCCTGATAGCTATTTTCAACTCCTGTTGTTTGCGTAACGCTCGCTAACAGGATTTGTTCCTagtatttttggaattttctttttcttcgctacAACTTATTTCCATGAATTAGGAAAGGACTTTGTGATTATCAAAAGAAGATTCACTTTCTTTTAATAGTCTAACTTCTTGTcacattttctcttcattttctagcAATCCAGCCATTTACCTCTACTCCACACGCAGAACCGATATGGGTAGTAGCCTTTGGGATGCCGTTTTTCTAGAATCATTATATCTGCGAAATAATCTTATATGTATTGCGCATGCAAGTCTTCGAGAGTTATTAAGAATCAGatgtcaacaaaaataaactgtACGACAGCAAGGAAcattaaaataacaaaatcgGAGACGGAAACATCTAGTTGGTGTTTTCGGTCATCAACTTCCTATATGTACCGttgggtttttttctgaaaaaagcaaactttCAGCGATGAAGAATAtgtaaagaatgaaaaaagaaagagagaagaaagaacagTTCCATTCTTTATTCCAAGTCACTTTTATATATTCCTTCTTCGCTGCGGTGTACAAAAGGTTTTTGAATCAACATTTGTTCGTTGTTCGCTTCAAACTGTGAGACGTATGAGCACTTGAATACGCGGAGTGCGCCTGACGGCGTTCAAGAGCAATGATGAGCCCGTAGTATCTACGCTGTCAGGAGTCGCACATAGAAATTGTCGACGCTTGTGACCTCTCTGGATACGTGGCAGTTAATAAACAGTTACCTCGTGTGTGCCCCCTGGAAAATACTTTGCTACCTGGCTAACTCCCATTCCCAAACTGAATTTGCAGCAAATCTGACACACAGAGCAATGTAGGTCTGGGTAATACTTGAAAGCAGCAAAATTTGacgggaaaaattaaaatgactaaGTCATTCATTGTTTAAAAAGGAGTAGTAGTTTCGCTCTCCGATCTTTCGATCGTGCTCTCCCTTCACTCAATTCTTCACAGGTTTTACGTCGTAAGGAGTTTGAACATGCATGATGTCCAATCCAACAACTAGCAAGGTGTCACCgccagaataaagatgaaaacacagaaaaggaaaaaaaactttatggaCATAAAGCACGCTTAAACGTGATCCCATGATTACTTCGGAAGAATTTAGTTATTCTCCAATTCCCCAGACCTCCACTAAATGTAGTCCTGTTTAACAGACGAGGGCCGTCAACGATAGATAATTAGCTCTGAAACAAATAGAACGGGGAAAGGCTACAGACCAACATGATCTCGAGGCAAGCCTGTTAAAATCACGATGTTGGTATCGTCCAAAGTGGTTAACGTTAACGTGGTTATGAAACCAAAACGTAGAAACAAAAGCCTTAGGACCGACAGTAGAGTACTACGATGTCGATCTGGGGAGTGAAGGGCACTCCTTCCCTCTCCACAGATCTccctagagggatcacagccagttacacgttcgtaaacctcaaacgattctgaattggaactttatcgtttatcctTTAGAGATTTTATTAGTGAGGATTTACTATCATTGCTTCAGACGAGTCGCAGGCTGCGAGGCGCGTTGTGgcgtggcggatagggggttAATCGCAGATCAAAAACGACCTAGTGCCTGTcctgagacgcaggtggattcaaaGGATGGACTCTCTGTTTACGCTGTGCCAGGGCTGACTCATAAAATCCTTGTAAGCcacacgtcggtccggccaaaaccTTGCATTCAAGTGATAGGGaatgcaagggaggcggtttggagtcgcctccaacaaataagctccacctgtCCACTCCGAGAGGATGCAACGttttcccaaaaactcatgggagtAAAaacttgcaacctgcccatgggttttaaaattctatgCACGTTACAGTTATATGAAAGAGTCTCTTGTTTCCGGAGGAAAGcgtggtacggtagcgccaggaaggacgcGGTTGAAGGGGTCATCTGGGCTAATGAAACGGAAAaagactaggatgacgatctgtacttaaaATGCCCGTACGCTACCATCGGATGCGGCCGTTGAACatttgatgatgcaagccaggaagattaagcacgacgtcatcggactgaccgagacgagatgGCGCCACCCACTGAACGCAGTGTTTGATGCTGGAGAAGAACCccaatcggacgtctgcgaaCGAGAAAATGTAGTCCAAccccagctttgactatcttcgttgcgtacgctccaacatcaagctgcGAAGAAGATTTAGAAGCTTCCTATATGGACCTAGataagttctacagagaagactaaactttctacaaggtcgttgttggtgattttaacGCCAATATTGCCCCCAGAAGAACGACtaaggaacttcacatcgggacccacggcccaCAATGGAACGAACAGCGAGAAAGGCTTTCTGAGACTATCAtcactaagaccatccatggagACTAAACAGTTCCAGAAGCACTCCtgtctacgctggacgtgggagtcacccggtggagggtaccatactgaaattgaccacatcatcatcagtaaaaggttttgcctgactgatgtcgctgttgtgccaaagttttataatggatcggaccatcgcctcctccgcgGAAGATTTTCGTTCGctaggagagaagagaaagccggcAAGTTCAGAAAGCGAAGTCTCAGAACTATCATctactgggatctcttcgctacgctagctggcttttgggaagattccgcaatggacaacataaATGAAGAATACGACCGGTTCGTTGAAGATCTTCATGACTGCACGAGGAATGCtcagagttctaaaaccaccaagagacggcTGTCTCTCGAAACTCTTGACCTGATATGTCAGtgtggagctgcacgagcaGCActcaaccaagaactcacgtccaaGCTCACAAAGCTTTGCAGAAGGGCtataaaggaagacctcaaagagagaagagcagaagtggtGGCTGAAGCTGTTGAGCCGGGAAAGAGCATTCACTACGCCCGTCGAGAATTCGCCAATCGAAAGACGAGGATGAGTGCTCACCGGAACCCAAATGGAACAGCCTAGCATTGAGAaagggaatggagaaaatcatccacgacttctactctgatctcttcgacagccatgtccacttgcctcctcaccatctgagggaagacggacatgtcagaGGTtttcccgtccgaaatacgacgtgctatcatgtcggtaagaaatcgtacggcacccggtcccgacagaataagaccagaacatctgaagaatcttCCGCCAGTTTTCATCGACACCCTGGCGAGACTGTTCACTCGTTACCTGTTGGAATGCATATACAACTCATCGAGGTGTATCGCCAGAGTACAAAATGCCGTTATGCTTCACCTTTGTGGACTTAAAGAAGGGCTTTGACTCACTTGAGACGGGAGCCGTCATGGAGgtcttggacaaccaaggcgtccctgctcagtacataaaggtacttcgagagttgtgcAGCAACTTCAcaaccggaatttcgccattctacaagaatatcatcatcgacgTAAAGAGAGGGGTcggacagggtgatacaatctcacccaaaatattcacagccactctcgagaacgcattgcgaaagctggaatgggacgacatgggagagAAGGGCGATGGTGGGCAGCTACACCACTTGCTGACAACATCGTTCTGACAACACCTagcagccaagcggaacgaatgctgaccgaattcgacgaaacatgtggatgcatcggtcttcagcttaATCTGCAAAAGATGATGTTCATGCGTAACAGATGGGTCTCGAATGTGCCATTCACGCTGAACGGAACAAACATATCCgagtgcaccagctacgtttatctgggtcgaaaaataaacatgaagaacgacctgatccccgagctgggcaggaggaaacgagcggcttggggagagtataagagcatcgaggatgtagtgaagaataTCAAGAAAACCTGGCTCCGTGCTCATCTCTTCAACACTACCGTACTTTCCGCCTTGACCTATGATTCAGAAAcgtgggcatttcgcaagcaggaagaaaatgcggtgagcgtAACTGAatgcgcaattgagagagtgatgctaggagtatccgcTTCACGCAAGAGAGGGGCTGGATTCGAAGTTTTCTCCTACGTCAGTGATCGAAAATTAGAGACCCGGCCGCGTtcgccaaggaaagtaaaataaggtgggccagAAGCTCACTGCGCAGCCgctggaccagagccgtgagcgactgggttccctgcgatattaagcgcactacaggaagaccgccgacccgatgatCAGATTTCtcacgaaatccttcaaagaaaaatatgatgctcttcgtgtcccacacgaaaggaggaaccactcgGCGACTCTGACACGCTATCaagacaaatggaagtattattggcgcccgctcgaccagttccaagaacaacgggagtcaaggcgATACccgcagccgaataagtgcctgtAGAAGGCTGTGGGAGGGagccagagcaggcatatcttaggcTAACTGTGAGCACTAATCCATGCGCATCCATCACCACGTCACCGAGGTCATATGCCGTGTGTATTGCAATTAAGTAGAGTAGTATAGAGTAGTTGACTTCCAGAaaggttcaaagaacgaaaaggtaACAACGtagcaagtggaaaaaaacgtagaaattGGAATGCtaagaatgaagaaagaacgtagaagatttgtacaagaaaaaaacaacataagaaaacataaatgaggcttaaaattgaaaacgttccaaaataaaaattagatgatGTAGAAACGAGAACCTTTGGAAGACAATAGTTGCAGTAGTTCTTCCGTCGGTATGATGTCATTGAGTCACTGGCGTAAAATAGCGTCCAGAGCGCAAGGCTTGTGGTATATTATCTTCCAAACACCAGGTTGAAAGACGTAGGTCTTTACTTGAAAACAttatatagaagatatagatgtaTGTTTGTTCGACGATCAACAGGAGTCAAAGTAATCCAGGTAAAGGTTGTTGTTTTTCCGAGCCATAGTAGAGCCAGAACGACAAGCAGCAGGGTGCAACTGCGTGAGTGGTCAGTTTCTCTCAACACGAACTACAGCATCACCGACGCAATACCAGTATAGATCTCTCATCTACACTGAGAAGTGAAAGCTGTTGCATCTCGACTACCTAGACTAATAGAGAAGCATTAGAGTGCGCTTTGCACGTTGCTATCCTGTACAGTACGTTTAAATTGAACTGTTTTGGAAAATCAGCTGATCAGATTGGTTCCAATTCTCTGCGTTTACCGAATTACTCAATTGTAGGCGGCTTCGGAATTCTCCGCCTGCACCAAAGTTGTTCTAGCATGCCTTTTTGTGGTCGTCATTGATAATATACAAGGCTTGCGCTCTGGACGCTATTTTACGCCAGTGACTCAATGACATCATGTCTGCGGAAGAAGTACTGCAACTATTGTCTTTCAAAGACCAGGTTCTCCTTTGTACgggaacaaaacaacatcaaaaaacataaatgaaactGAAAACGCTCAaatataaaagttaaaaagtataaaagaGAGAACCTGATCGTTGAAAGAGGTAGATCTGTAATTGAAAACactatatagaagatatagatgtatgtttgtatttatatAGGCTAGTTAATCCACGTAAGATACTGCAATaatttgtaaaagtttcgattagtttgttttacataaataaaatactattattttctatttctgccaTTTTGTGTGCAATCATTCGATATATCTCCATACGTAagcgatcgatactccgtacAGAAACACTTCCAGAGATAAAGTGCTCtcgcgaggcatgtttcgctcctcattagacgatgaggaACGATGTGATGGCCGGGGCATAAGGgaaacgcagcgcaatgctctgctgacgctattaactgctgcgtAGAGCAATTAACGATACCCGTTCCCAGTCGTTTCCCCTAGGTTGTCGCGGGGGctgtgggtacctaacgataacGCACCCAGCAAAGCTGGCGTGATAGACTGGCTAGGTTCGGACTTCGTCTGAATGTCAAAAAGACTGAGTACATGACCGTAGAGCACTGACGTAAGCAGAATATGCATCGTCCAGACT is a window encoding:
- a CDS encoding hypothetical protein (NECATOR_CHRX.G23801.T1) → MGRHGREGRWWAATPLADNIVLTTPSSQAERMLTEFDETCGCIGLQLNLQKMMFMRNRWVSNVPFTLNGTNISECTSYVYLGRKINMKNDLIPELGRRKRAAWGEYKSIEDVVKNIKKTWLRAHLFNTTVLSALTYDSETWAFRKQEENAVSVTECAIERVMLGVSASRKRGAGFEVFSYVSDRKLETRPRSPRKVK
- a CDS encoding hypothetical protein (NECATOR_CHRX.G23799.T1) produces the protein METKQFQKHSCLRWTWESPGGGYHTEIDHIIISKRFCLTDVAVVPKFYNGSDHRLLRGRFSFARREEKAGKFRKRSLRTIIYWDLFATLAGFWEDSAMDNINEEYDRFVEDLHDCTRNAQSSKTTKRRLSLETLDLICQCGAARAALNQELTSKLTKLCRRAIKEDLKERRAEVVAEAVEPGKSIHYARREFANRKTRMSAHRNPNGTA
- a CDS encoding hypothetical protein (NECATOR_CHRX.G23801.T2); the protein is MLTEFDETCGCIGLQLNLQKMMFMRNRWVSNVPFTLNGTNISECTSYVYLGRKINMKNDLIPELGRRKRAAWGEYKSIEDVVKNIKKTWLRAHLFNTTVLSALTYDSETWAFRKQEENAVSVTECAIERVMLGVSASRKRGAGFEVFSYVSDRKLETRPRSPRKVK
- a CDS encoding hypothetical protein (NECATOR_CHRX.G23800.T1), coding for MPLCFTFVDLKKGFDSLETGAVMEVLDNQGVPAQYIKVLRELCSNFTTGISPFYKNIIIDVKRGVGQGDTISPKIFTATLENALRKLEWDDMGEKGDGGQLHHLLTTSF